Proteins encoded by one window of Gemmatimonadetes bacterium SCN 70-22:
- a CDS encoding glycolate oxidase subunit GlcD — MNPEALGRVLAGIVGERQVLGRASELLVYASDGLPGYRKQPALAVFPRTREEVVLVVRALAEAGVPFVPRGAGTGLSGGALAEGSVLLGLNRLTRILSVDAENRVAVVEPGVVNVHLTRAVAPYGLHYAPDPSSQAACTIGGNVAENAGGPHCLKYGVTLNHVVALTVLLPDGEIVTLGSADGEGEGYDLLGAFVGSEGCFGVALDATVRLSRNPQAVRTLLADFESMDAAARATSAIIAAGIVPAALEMMDQPTIRAVEASIYAAGYPVDAAAVLLMELDGLEAGIDADAERLRIICLENGAREVRQARDEAERARLWQGRKKAFGAMGRVSSHLVVQDAVIPRTRLPEVLREIARIGEAEGLTICNVFHAGDGNLHPNIPYNANDADESARVHRAMRAIMQACVAAGGSVTGEHGIGLDKVEYMPLIFSPESLDAMCRLRDVFDPKRRANPGKVVPVHSCREWSAVPATRGA; from the coding sequence ATGAATCCCGAGGCGCTGGGACGAGTGCTGGCCGGGATCGTCGGCGAGCGGCAGGTGCTGGGACGCGCCAGCGAGCTGCTGGTGTACGCGAGCGACGGGCTTCCGGGTTACCGCAAGCAACCGGCGCTCGCGGTCTTCCCCCGCACGCGCGAGGAAGTCGTCCTCGTCGTGCGCGCGCTGGCCGAGGCGGGAGTCCCCTTCGTCCCACGCGGCGCGGGGACCGGGCTCTCCGGCGGGGCGCTGGCCGAGGGATCGGTGCTGCTGGGGCTCAATCGCCTGACGCGGATCCTCTCCGTGGATGCCGAGAACCGGGTGGCCGTGGTGGAGCCGGGGGTGGTCAACGTGCACCTGACGCGGGCGGTGGCGCCGTACGGGCTCCATTACGCCCCCGACCCCTCGAGCCAGGCGGCGTGCACGATCGGCGGCAACGTGGCGGAGAACGCCGGCGGGCCGCACTGCCTCAAGTACGGGGTCACGCTCAATCACGTGGTGGCGCTGACGGTCCTGCTTCCCGACGGTGAGATCGTGACGCTGGGGAGTGCGGATGGGGAGGGCGAGGGATACGACCTGCTGGGCGCGTTCGTGGGAAGCGAGGGGTGCTTCGGCGTGGCGCTCGATGCGACGGTGCGCCTGTCGCGCAACCCGCAGGCGGTCCGCACGCTGCTGGCCGACTTCGAGAGCATGGACGCGGCGGCACGCGCGACCTCGGCGATCATCGCCGCGGGGATCGTTCCCGCGGCGCTGGAGATGATGGACCAGCCGACGATCCGCGCGGTGGAGGCGTCGATCTACGCCGCCGGGTACCCGGTGGACGCGGCGGCGGTGCTCCTGATGGAGCTCGACGGGCTGGAGGCGGGGATCGACGCCGACGCCGAGAGGCTGCGGATCATTTGTCTCGAGAACGGGGCGCGGGAGGTCCGGCAGGCGCGCGACGAGGCGGAGCGCGCGCGCCTGTGGCAGGGACGAAAGAAGGCGTTCGGGGCGATGGGGCGGGTGTCGTCGCACCTGGTCGTGCAGGACGCCGTGATCCCGCGGACCCGCCTGCCCGAGGTGCTGCGCGAGATCGCGCGCATCGGCGAGGCGGAAGGGCTCACGATCTGCAACGTCTTCCACGCCGGCGACGGCAACCTGCACCCCAACATCCCGTACAACGCCAATGACGCCGACGAGAGCGCGCGCGTGCACCGGGCGATGCGCGCCATCATGCAGGCGTGCGTCGCCGCCGGGGGGAGCGTGACGGGGGAGCACGGGATCGGGCTCGACAAGGTGGAGTACATGCCGCTGATCTTCTCCCCGGAGTCGCTGGATGCGATGTGCCGGCTGCGCGACGTGTTCGACCCGAAGCGGCGCGCGAACCCCGGGAAGGTGGTCCCGGTGCACTCGTGCCGGGAATGGTCGGCGGTGCCGGCGACGCGGGGAGCGTGA
- a CDS encoding 3-dehydroquinate synthase, producing MLGYRVRVAPWLLEQVGRVVAEVAPAHTVAVITDDHVAPLHLPAVVGSLRHFLPHTRTIVRAIPSGEQQKTRETWAALTDWMTDERCGRDTTVVALGGGVVGDLAGFVAATFMRGIPVVQCPTSLLAMVDASVGGKVGVDTPAGKNLVGAFHQPHAVLVDPTALQTLPPDHRRAGLAEVIKHGAIADAGYLDEAVALGATLVSGDDVAWHGERLTALIARSIAIKADVVRQDEREGGVRQVLNFGHTIGHAIEAASGFTLLHGEAIAIGMTCEALLAERLGIAEPGTGDVIERALRAVGLPTQCPPGMPPSTLIDLMRIDKKSRNSRIVFALPARIGTMARVDRRFGIAVGDDVVLAALSSTR from the coding sequence CTGCTGGGCTACCGGGTGCGAGTGGCCCCCTGGCTCCTCGAGCAGGTGGGGCGGGTGGTGGCGGAGGTGGCGCCCGCCCACACCGTCGCGGTCATCACCGACGACCACGTGGCGCCGTTGCACCTCCCGGCCGTGGTCGGATCGCTGCGGCACTTTCTCCCGCACACCCGCACCATCGTCCGGGCAATCCCTTCGGGCGAGCAGCAGAAGACGCGCGAGACCTGGGCCGCGCTCACCGACTGGATGACGGACGAGCGCTGCGGGCGCGACACGACGGTCGTCGCGTTGGGCGGCGGTGTCGTCGGCGACCTGGCCGGCTTCGTCGCCGCCACCTTCATGCGCGGCATCCCCGTCGTCCAGTGCCCCACCTCGCTCCTGGCGATGGTCGACGCATCGGTGGGCGGAAAAGTCGGGGTCGACACCCCCGCCGGGAAGAACCTCGTCGGCGCCTTCCACCAGCCACACGCCGTCCTCGTCGACCCGACGGCGCTGCAGACGCTCCCCCCCGACCACCGGCGCGCGGGACTGGCCGAGGTCATCAAGCACGGAGCCATCGCCGACGCCGGTTACCTCGACGAGGCGGTGGCGTTAGGCGCGACGCTCGTGTCGGGGGACGACGTGGCGTGGCACGGCGAGCGCCTCACCGCCCTCATCGCGCGCAGCATCGCGATCAAGGCCGACGTGGTGCGCCAGGACGAGCGGGAGGGCGGCGTACGCCAGGTCCTGAACTTCGGTCACACCATCGGGCATGCGATCGAGGCGGCCAGCGGCTTCACCCTGCTGCACGGCGAGGCGATCGCGATCGGGATGACGTGCGAGGCGTTGCTGGCCGAGCGCCTCGGCATCGCCGAGCCCGGGACGGGCGACGTCATCGAGCGGGCGTTGCGCGCGGTGGGGCTCCCGACGCAGTGTCCACCGGGGATGCCGCCGTCGACGCTCATCGACCTGATGCGGATCGACAAGAAGTCGCGCAACAGCCGGATCGTCTTCGCCCTCCCGGCACGCATCGGCACCATGGCGCGGGTCGACCGGCGGTTCGGCATCGCCGTGGGCGACGACGTCGTCCTCGCCGCCCTCTCGTCCACCCGCTGA
- a CDS encoding ATP:cob(I)alamin adenosyltransferase has product MTLKIYTKTGDAGQTALFGGGRVEKDHPRVEAYGAVDELNACLGMARSVELMPRIDEVLVPIQRDLFSIGALLATPDRDKMREQLQKARIDDGRIAELERAIDECDRELEPLKSFILPGGTPKSSALHVARTVCRRAERRVVALHREVQLPDLVVIYLNRLSDLLFMLARVANRRAGAGEVTW; this is encoded by the coding sequence ATGACCCTCAAGATCTACACCAAGACCGGCGACGCCGGACAGACCGCGCTGTTCGGCGGCGGACGCGTGGAGAAGGACCACCCGCGGGTGGAGGCATACGGTGCCGTCGACGAGCTGAACGCCTGCCTTGGCATGGCGCGTTCGGTCGAGCTGATGCCCCGCATCGACGAGGTGCTGGTCCCCATCCAGCGTGACCTCTTCTCCATCGGGGCGCTGCTGGCGACGCCGGACCGCGACAAGATGCGCGAGCAGCTGCAAAAGGCGCGCATCGACGACGGACGGATCGCCGAACTGGAGCGGGCGATCGACGAGTGCGATCGCGAGCTGGAGCCGCTCAAGTCGTTCATCCTCCCCGGGGGGACGCCGAAGTCCTCGGCGCTGCACGTGGCGCGCACGGTCTGTCGGCGCGCCGAGCGGCGCGTCGTCGCGCTGCATCGCGAGGTGCAGCTCCCGGACCTCGTCGTGATCTACCTCAACCGGCTCTCGGACCTCCTGTTCATGCTGGCGCGGGTGGCCAACCGGCGCGCCGGGGCAGGCGAGGTGACGTGGTAG
- a CDS encoding ferredoxin--NADP(+) reductase translates to MPTHDLVDITIIGGGPTGLFARFYAGMRGATAQIIDALPQLGGQLTALYPEKYIFDVAGFPKILAKDLVRALVEQSAQFGGKEFLHQEVRGLDERDGHFVLQTTAGEYPTRAILIAAGIGAFAPRRLPQPCAEPWYGRGIDDVVLDPEVYRGKRVVIIGGGDSAFDWAHQLTGKALHVTVVHRSDRFRAHGATVAEVQRAASEGAVEILTFHELHDIVSQDDRLTGVVVRETKTKATRAVPCEAVLPMLGYVSDLGELAKWGLTLEKDEIVVNSMMETGRPGIYAAGDVTTYPGKLKLIAAGFGEAATAVNQAVHWIYPEKKVAPGHSSNMAIFGQKDD, encoded by the coding sequence ATGCCTACTCACGACCTCGTCGACATCACCATCATCGGCGGCGGCCCCACAGGGCTCTTCGCACGATTCTATGCCGGGATGCGGGGCGCCACCGCCCAGATCATCGACGCGCTCCCCCAGCTCGGCGGCCAGCTGACCGCCCTCTACCCCGAAAAGTACATCTTCGACGTCGCCGGATTTCCCAAGATCCTGGCCAAGGACCTCGTGCGCGCGCTGGTCGAGCAATCGGCCCAGTTCGGTGGCAAGGAGTTCCTCCACCAGGAAGTGCGGGGGCTCGACGAGCGGGATGGGCACTTCGTTCTCCAGACGACGGCGGGCGAGTATCCCACGCGCGCCATCCTCATCGCCGCCGGGATCGGGGCCTTCGCCCCGCGGCGCCTCCCGCAGCCGTGCGCGGAGCCCTGGTACGGGCGAGGCATCGATGACGTGGTCCTCGACCCCGAGGTATACCGGGGGAAGCGTGTCGTCATCATCGGCGGCGGCGATTCGGCGTTCGATTGGGCGCACCAGCTCACCGGCAAGGCGCTGCACGTGACGGTGGTCCACCGGAGCGACCGTTTCCGCGCGCACGGTGCGACCGTCGCCGAGGTGCAGCGCGCGGCGTCGGAGGGGGCGGTGGAGATTCTCACCTTCCACGAGCTGCATGACATCGTGAGCCAGGACGACCGCCTGACCGGCGTGGTGGTGCGCGAGACGAAGACCAAGGCCACTCGCGCCGTCCCGTGCGAGGCGGTCCTGCCGATGCTGGGCTACGTGAGCGACCTGGGCGAACTGGCCAAGTGGGGGCTGACGCTCGAAAAGGACGAGATCGTCGTCAATTCCATGATGGAGACGGGGCGCCCCGGGATCTATGCCGCGGGCGACGTCACGACGTATCCCGGCAAGCTCAAGCTGATCGCGGCCGGGTTCGGTGAGGCGGCGACGGCGGTGAACCAGGCCGTCCACTGGATCTACCCCGAGAAGAAGGTCGCCCCGGGGCACTCGTCCAACATGGCGATCTTCGGCCAGAAGGACGACTGA
- a CDS encoding holo-[acyl-carrier-protein] synthase: MVVGLGLDIVDVERVTRMLEREGERVTSRLLTEREWAYCAGMHTPAQHVAARLAAKEAAFKALAGTEEARGIGWREIEVVHDEHRRPCVVLHGRAAERARELAVSRTLVTLSHSRQTAGAVVVLERDD; this comes from the coding sequence ATGGTAGTCGGACTAGGGCTGGATATCGTCGACGTGGAACGCGTCACCCGCATGCTCGAGCGCGAGGGCGAGCGCGTGACGTCGCGCCTGCTGACCGAGCGCGAGTGGGCGTATTGCGCCGGGATGCATACGCCGGCGCAGCACGTGGCCGCCCGGCTGGCGGCGAAGGAGGCGGCGTTCAAGGCGCTCGCGGGGACGGAGGAGGCGCGGGGGATCGGGTGGCGCGAGATCGAGGTGGTGCACGATGAGCATCGCCGTCCCTGCGTCGTGCTGCACGGGCGAGCCGCCGAACGCGCGCGCGAGCTGGCGGTGAGCCGGACCCTGGTGACGCTGTCGCATTCCCGGCAGACGGCGGGGGCGGTGGTGGTCCTGGAGCGCGACGACTAG